Genomic DNA from Thermobifida alba:
GATCGACTCTCGGGGGGACGGCCATGACCGCGCACACGACCGGCGGCAGACTGCACGCGTTCGCCGACCTGCTCCGCTCCGACGTCGTGGGCGGCCTGCTGCTCATCGGAGGCGCCCTGGCCGCGTTGGCCTGGGCGAACTCCCCGCTCGGGCCCTCCTACACGGCCCTGCGGGAGTTCTCCTTCGGCCCCGAGGCGCTCGGCCTGCACCTGTCGGTGGAGTCCTGGGTCGCCGACGGTCTGCTCGCCGTGTTCTTCTTCGTCGTCGGCAACGAGCTGAAGCAGGAGTTCGTCCACGGGGAGCTGCGCAACCCCCGCCGGGCGATGCTGCCCATCGTCGCCGCGGTCTGCGGCATGGCCGTGCCCGCACTGCTCTACGCCGCGCTCAACGCCTCCGACCCGGTCCGGCTGGGCGGCTGGGGCATCCCGATGGCCACCGACATCGCCTTCGCGGTGGCGATCCTGGCGATCGTCGGCCGCCACCTGCCCTCCGCCCTGCGCACCTTCCTGCTGACCCTGGCGATCGTCGACGACCTCGGCGCGATCGTGGTCATCGCGGTCTTCTACACCGACGACCTGTCCTTCGCGCCGCTGCTCGGCGCGGCGGCGCTGCTCGCGCTCTTCGGCTACCTGCAGCGCGGCCGGGGCCCGGCCGCGCTGCTGAACGCCTCCGCACTGCCCAACTGGGTGGTCTACCTCCCGCTGGCCTGCGCCGTCTGGGCGCTGGTGCACGCCAGCGGGGTGCACGCCACCATCGCCGGGGTCGCTCTGGGGCTGCTCATGCGGACCGTGCCGCTGGCCGGTGAGGCGCAGTCCCCCAGCCACCGCGTCGAACACCTGCTGAG
This window encodes:
- the nhaA gene encoding Na+/H+ antiporter NhaA, whose translation is MTAHTTGGRLHAFADLLRSDVVGGLLLIGGALAALAWANSPLGPSYTALREFSFGPEALGLHLSVESWVADGLLAVFFFVVGNELKQEFVHGELRNPRRAMLPIVAAVCGMAVPALLYAALNASDPVRLGGWGIPMATDIAFAVAILAIVGRHLPSALRTFLLTLAIVDDLGAIVVIAVFYTDDLSFAPLLGAAALLALFGYLQRGRGPAALLNASALPNWVVYLPLACAVWALVHASGVHATIAGVALGLLMRTVPLAGEAQSPSHRVEHLLSPWSSGLVLPVFALMSAGVAIEGGLGTVFGDTAALGIMAGLVLGKTVGIAGGSWVTTKLTSAELNPSLSWIDLTGMAALAGVGFTVSLLITELSFSGLPEVLAHAKAGVLLASLIATLLAAAVLSVRNARYRSLRAASDPG